In Toxoplasma gondii ME49 chromosome VIII, whole genome shotgun sequence, a single genomic region encodes these proteins:
- the SUB3 gene encoding subtilisin SUB3 (encoded by transcript TGME49_200350~Gene product name based on ToxoDB Community Expert Annotation.~Predicted trans-membrane domain (TMHMM2.0):18-36) has protein sequence MSQNMEYVERRQKGGFRRWATCGFLCIGVFIVVTAGSKASITSDETEPQKPEATLERSGTLLSDLALTTAPTVSQRNGRREGDSHTPGPTDSPEIMRKHSKELDPDEAPSPKAVASEILFLRRSDTPSRRVVLSYSLKGCPSEKLEVGRAAGHSASLQGQEASSRTMNLLRDQVSRLLHAKKLVKKPESVSPRGEEILGYGQDYHVSLRVTVEMESRYLSALQMEVIQTLPEGVTDDEIIQIAKGLPCVEKAYHDSLKFSEQYLRHPVSDGDPDPMNTGTKRRPPQLSKGHSAHYSLDSLGERVTNAFETGDILSNVDADVQVPPNDPSFRLQWNLQDKAEFGLHTERAWQLWTGQRRPMVIAVIDSGCDLDHPDLNAKKWHNPGEICNDGIDNDGNGFTDDCHGWDFATDRPDVRSDSTGHGTGAAGVLGAVPNNLIGLAGVCWGCEIMCLKFIGGGQGTVSNQVQAIDYAVKMGAWISNNSYGGYGHSNLEFDAIRRAQTAGHLFITSAGNHNLNTDLPQNDHTPSSYDLSNILSVGASTHIGRKAAFSNYGLATVHVFAPGADIHTTEGEAGYSKVSGTSFACPHAAGLAGLIWSAFPNLTYLQVKRALIEGCRPSSHLLSLATCGGTLDANKSLYIAAKLSTGSMPDGSTSRTHDYVKSGVDLVGPAALLSGLVRGTSPSLAASPSVLSVRASSRESSINAAIAPPQAHNGGNPTKMPKTDSLQREVNPPFVAPDYRRTIVLGSRSSELDSSSFHSSVANEGSNIFSDGMGPSSTRPPFEAEEEMSTRQPSATSGEVNAFHEETFGTSRVEAIRVADEDSGTEEAPRSFSLFSGQFLPAARTAASFPSFDDFFSAPWSVIPTGEEPQLSAHSESSRMSEKNMSSSNVYLTVKMQESVHDRTTATPTGQAVMNIDEQGSSTTSRRVARTNKSLPALLKDSFSLSLGLGKELVTFGNLMAKVPVGNI, from the exons CGACAGATTCACCAGAGATTATGCGGAAGCACAGTAAAGAGTTAGATCCCGATGAAGCTCCCAGTCCCAAAGCAGTTGCTTCAGAaattctcttccttcgtcgaTCAGACACACCGAGCAGACGTGTCGTGCTGAGTTACTCTCTCAAGGGTTGTCCATCAGAGAAACTCGAAGTAGGCCGAGCTGCAGGGCattcggcttctctccaggGACAAGAAGCTAGCAGCCGTACGATGAATCTGTTAAGAGACCAAGTTTCTCGGCTCCTGCATGCGAAAAAGCTGGTAAAAAAACCTGAATCCGTGAGTCCACGAGGTGAAGAAATTTTGGGGTATGGACAAGACTATCATGTGAGTTTGAGGGTGACGGTCGAGATGGAAAGCCGATATTTGTCAGCTCTGCAAATGGAAGTCATTCAAACACTACCTGAGGGGGTCACGGATGACGAAATCATACAAATTGCTAAGGGACTTCCTTGCGTCGAGAAGGCATACCACGATTCCTTGAAATTCTCTGAGCAATACTTGAGGCATCCTGTTTCTGATGGAGATCCGGATCCCATGAACACGGGAACAAAGCGCCGTCCTCCGCAGCTAAGCAAAGGCCACTCTGCACACTATTCTCTTGATTCCCTCGGGGAACGCGTTACGAACGCTTTTGAGACAGGAGACATTTTATCAAATGTGGATGCTGACGTTCAAGTGCCTCCTAATGACCCAAGCTTCCGCCTCCAGTGGAATCTACAGGATAAGGCAGAGTTCGGTCTGCACACCGAAAGAGCGTGGCAGCTCTGGACGGGTCAGAGGCGACCCATGGTGATTGCAGTCATTGATAGCGGCTGTGATCTAGACCATCCAGACCTCAACGCCAAAAAGTGGCACAACCCTGGAGAAATTTGCAACGACGGTATCGACAACGACGGAAACGGTTTTACTGACGACTGCCATGGGTGG GACTTCGCGACAGATCGTCCAGACGTTCGCTCGGACTCCACTGGGCACGGAACAGGAGCTGCAGGCGTTCTTGGCGCGGTGCCGAACAATTTGATAGGCCTGGCTGGGGTGTGCTGGGGCTGTGAAATCATGTGTCTGAAATTCATTGGTGGTGGTCAAGGAACTGTTAGCAACCAAGTTCAAGCCATTGACTATGCGGTTAAAATGGGAGCCTGGATTAGTAACAATTCTTACGGTGGATACGG ACATTCGAATCTTGAATTTGACGCCATCCGGCGAGCTCAAACTGCTGGTCATCTCTTCATCACCTCCGCAGGGAATCACAACCTGAACACCGATCTACCACA GAACGACCATACTCCTTCGAGTTACGACCTCTCTAACATCCTGAGTGTGGGAGCGTCGACGCACATCGGTAGAAAGGCGGCCTTCTCTAACTATGGACTCGCGACTGTCCACGTGTTCGCTCCTGGCGCTG ATATTCACACGAccgaaggcgaggcagggTACTCTAAAGTCAGTGGGACCTCTTTCGCATGCCCACATGCCGCGGGGTTGGCTGGGTTGATTTGGTCGGCGTTCCCCAACTTGACCTACCTTCAAGTGAAGCGAGCTTTGATCGAGGGATGCAGGCCAAGTTCGCACCTCTTGTCACTGGCCACATGTGGAGGGACTCTCGACGCTAACAAGTCTCTCTATATTGCCG CGAAACTATCCACTGGGTCTATGCCTGACGGGAGCACATCGCGGACACATGACTATGTGAAGTCAGGCGTAGATTTAGTAGGTCCAGCCGCCCTTCTATCGGGGCTGGTGAGAGGAACATCGCCTTCCTTAGCTGCATCCCCATCAGTTCTATCCGTCCGTGCGTCTTCGCGCGAAAGTTCAATCAATGCTGCAATTGCCCCTCCTCAAGCCCATAATGGAGGGAACCCAACAAAGATGCCCAAAACAGATTCTCTCCAGAGGGAGGTGAATCCACCGTTTGTCGCCCCCGATTATCGACGCACGATTGTGCTGGGGTCACGCTCATCGGAACTGgattcttcttcgtttcacTCATCTGTAGCAAACGAAGGAAGTAATATTTTTTCTGATGGAATGGGACCATCTTCAACCAGACCGCCTttcgaggcggaagaagagatgtCCACTCGACAGCCATCTGCCACATCAGGGGAAGTGAATGCGTTTCATGAAGAGACGTTTGGTACGTCCAGAGTTGAAGCGATCAGAGTCGCTGATGAAGATTCAGGGACAGAAGAGGCCCCGCGTTCCTTCTCACTGTTTAGTGGGCAATTCCTTCCCGCGGCGAGAACAGCTGCGTCGTTTCCCTCGTTCGAtgactttttttctgctcccTGGAGTGTGATACCAACCGGAGAAGAACCGCAACTTTCCGCTCATTCGGAGAGCTCAAGGATGTCCGAAAAAAATATGTCTTCTTCGAATGTATATTTGACAGTGAAGATGCAGGAGAGTGTTCATGATCGCACAACGGCGACGCCGACAGGGCAAGCCGTGATGAACATAGATGAGCAGGGATCATCCACTACAAGTCGGCGAGTAGCCAGGACAAACAAAAGCTTACCCGCCTTGCTGAAAGATagcttttctctgtcgttaGGACTTGGAAAAGAGCTTGTAACATTTGGGAACCTGATGGCCAAGGTACCGGTCGGCAACATCTGA
- a CDS encoding hypothetical protein (encoded by transcript TGME49_200360~Signal peptide predicted by SignalP 2.0 HMM (probability 0.964) with cleavage site probability 0.596 at residue 19) has product MMLIALVCMLVHRLDLGAAVSQDGRDLFVGLPKGAPLGPTFIGLTTPRPPLSSLSALQTFGADQRLDRPGDSPGYYVEAKQFYRVPPTRSSATRNKGTSALKVAAALALLAVLGTEVADYVDRQHEGEVTDLEYDRRMQTTRTALGVTRLASLVLATFGGVRFMLDKASKWMKARKVEDSEKSERR; this is encoded by the coding sequence ATGATGCTCATTGCGCTCGTATGCATGCTGGTTCATCGCTTGGATTTGGGGGCGGCAGTGTCGCAAGATGGACGAGATCTTTTTGTGGGACTTCCTAAAGGAGCGCCGCTGGGTCCCACCTTCATTGGGCTTACTACACCTCGACCCCCTTTGAGTTCGTTGTCAGCATTACAGACTTTTGGAGCTGACCAGCGTCTAGATAGACCAGGTGACTCTCCTGGCTACTACGTTGAGGCTAAGCAGTTTTACCGTGTGCCGCCTACCCGGTCATCAGCAACGAGAAATAAGGGGACAAGTGCACTGAAGGTCGCAGCTGCTCTTGCTCTGTTAGCCGTTTTGGGGACTGAGGTTGCCGATTACGTTGATAGACAACATGAAGGCGAAGTGACAGATTTGGAGTATGACCGGAGGATGCAGACAACTAGGACTGCTTTAGGTGTCACCCGCTTAGCCTCTCTTGTGTTAGCAACCTTCGGTGGTGTACGTTTTATGTTGGACAAGGCAAGCAAATGGATGAAGGCAAGAAAAGTTGAGGACTCAGAGAAATCCGAGCGTCGATAG
- a CDS encoding prenyltransferase and squalene oxidase repeat-containing protein (encoded by transcript TGME49_200370) produces MAASEGTPSPFRVEQEQGGSLESSTLQKREPVDAAFSLLPRSSFILSSSPIETGQILFLDYALPLSSCLFTETQVDQQETEHACLKCYNHFFGGVYPSIDTPCRGSSALPSRLSQPTSRQRRAEWPDSSEASSDAEDTNDAQPPLNPCLSQGFRGTKQRSDMVGSASAKLRTSAHIAFAQRYLEKPFGNGMMELDASRCWLVYWMVHALDLMDAFDPSQHRERILSFLRAAWDRQAGGGWGGGPGQQAHLAPTYAATASVFVTRGVVEWFHTMRESLKTAKSEKASKAAGSSDEGGERKRDCEACKGYMETEQDQSGDQAEVGDENKDPRQYIYDWLMRVKSHGGGFRMHVDGEIDMRGTYCAVATASMLHMLTDELVEGVPEYVAACQTYEGGIAGEPGLEAHGGYTYCGLAALCILGKAHEFLDLDRLLHWAVMRQMGFEGGFQGRTNKLVDSCYSFWMSALFPLLAHAFHLAGHRIPRELWASSRHLQQYILACCQDPRGGLRDKPGKAADLYHTCYALSGLSVAQHTLLSATSSASSSTSVLAGEQPKVFTSGLEGCLVARTDIFYNVRIDRVTAARNELQHSLPPFVECRSACRGFEGPGVVSYYTGSPLGGSFCTSEPRFAENYVFAGGLMH; encoded by the exons ATGGCAGCCTCAGAGGGGACGCCGTCGCCTTTTCGAGTGGAACAGGAGCAAGGTGGGTCTCTAGAAAGTTCCACTCTCCAGAAGAGGGAGCCGGTTGACGCTGCTTTCAGTCTGCTTCCACGCTCGTCCTTTATCCTGTCATCGTCTCCAATTGAGACTGGACAGattcttttcctcgactacgctcttcctctgtcctcctgtctcttcacaGAGACGCAGGTAGAccagcaggagacagaacatgCGTGCCTGAAGTGCTACAACCATTTCTTCGGCGGTGTCTATCCCTCAATCGACACTCCCTGTCGGGGCAGTTCTGCGTTGCCTTCACGTCTGTCTCAGCCTACGAGCCGCCAGCGCCGTGCTGAATGGCCAGATTCTTCAGAGGCATCAAgcgacgcggaagacaccAACGACGCTCAGCCTCCATTGAATCCCTGCCTTTCGCAAGGGTTCAGAGGAACAAAACAAAGGAGCGACATGGTTGGGAGTGCGTCGGCGAAACTGCGAACGTCAGCGCACATAGCTTTCGCCCAGCGCTACCTCGAGAAGCCCTTCGGTAATGGCATGATGGAGCTCGACGCCTCTCGTTGCTGGCTCGTCTACTGGATGGTCCACGCTCTCGACCTCATGGATGCCTTCGACCCCTCccagcacagagagag aattctctctttcctccgaGCGGCATGGGACCGGCAAGCTGGGGGAGGGTGGGGTGGAGGACCTGGGCAACAGGCGCATTTGGCGCCGACGTATGCCGCGACGGCAAGCGTGTTTGTGACTCGTGGTGTGGTGGAATGGTTCCACACGATGCGCGAGAGCTTGAAGACagcaaagagcgagaaggccTCAAAGGCAGCAGGATCTTCAGatgagggaggagagaggaagcgggaCTGCGAGGCATGCAAGGGGTAcatggagacagaacaggaCCAAAGTGGAGACCAAGCGGAAGTAGGCGATGAAAACAAAGATCCTCGCCAATATATCTATGATTGGCTTATGCGAGTCAAGAGCCATGGGGGAGGCTTCCGGATGCACGTTGACGGCGAGATCGATATGAG AGGCACTTATTGTGCAGTGGCGACAGCCTCGATGCTTCACATGCTGACAGACGAACTCGTCGAGGGGGTTCCGGAGTACGTTGCCGCCTGTCAGACCTACGAAGGGGGAATAGCAGGAGAGCCCGGCCTCGAGGCGCATGGTGGTTACACCTACTGCG GTCTCGCGGCACTCTGCATTCTGGGAAAAGCCCACGAGTTCCTTGACCTCGATCGCCTTCTACACTGGGCAGTGATGAGACAGATGGGCTTCGAGGGAGGCTTCCAGGGTCGGACAAACAAGCTCGTCGACTCGTGCTACTCGTTCTGGATG TCCGCgctgttccctcttcttGCCCACGCTTTCCACCTTGCGGGGCACCGCATTCCCCGCGAGCTTTGGGCCTCTTCTAGGCATCTTCAGCAGTACATTCTTGCTTGCTGCCAGGATCCGCGAGGGGGTCTCCGTGATAAGCCGGGAAA aGCGGCGGATCTCTATCACACGTGTTACGCGCTCTCCGGTCTCTCTGTAGCCCAACACACTCTACTCTCTGCCACGTCGTCTGCATCTTCATCGACTTCCGTGTTGGCAGGTGAACAGCCGAAAGTTTTCACTTCCGGTCTTGAAGGATGTCTGGTGGCACGCACAGACATCTTCTACAATGTTAGAATTGACAGAGTGACTGCGGCAAGAAACGAGCTGCAGCATTCACTGCCTCCTTTTGTCGAGTGTCGAAGCGCGTGCCGAGGTTTCGAAGGGCCTGGTGTTGTCTCATACTATACTGGGAGTCCGCTGGGTGGTTCCTTTTGTACATCAGAGCCACGCTTCGCAGAGAATTATGTATTTGCAGGTGGTCTAATGCACTGA